The following DNA comes from Enterocloster bolteae.
CCATCGAACATTCTTCTGTCCTGGAATCCTGCAGGTCGCTGGAAGAGGATGGATACGAAGTGGTATTTATCCGGCCCAGGGACGGGAGGATACAGGCGGATGATGTGATTCATGCAGTGAATCAGGATACTCTGCTGGTGTCGGTCATGGCCGTAAATAACGAGACAGGAGAGCGCCTTCCTGTGGAAGAAATTGCCGGGGGTGTGAAACGGAAAAATCCGGATGTCCTGGTGCATTGCGACTGCGTGCAGGGATTCGGAAAGATTCTGTTCAGCTTAAACCGGATAAAGGCTGACATGGTTACCATGAGCTCCCATAAGATTCATGGGCCAAAGGGAAGCGGGGCCATCTATGTGCGGGAAGGCGTAAACGTACGTCCCCTGTGCTTTGGAGGCTCCCAGGAGAGTAAGGTGCGGCCGGGAACCGAGAATGTACCGGGAATCGCAGCCTTCGGCCATGCTTCTTTAAAAGCCCTCCGGGATATACGGGAGAACTGGGAGCATGTAAAGGAACTGAACCTGTACCTGACGGACTGTCTGCGGCAGATGGAGGATGTGGTAATCAATTCCCCTTCGGGGGCGGTTCCTTATGTGCTGAATATATCGGTACTTCCCTTTGCCACGGAGGAGCTGCTTCATGAGATGCGTATGAGGGGTATATATCTGTCGGGCAGCTCGGCCTGCGAAAAGGGGGCCAGGAGCCATGTGATCCGGGCCATGGGCATAGAAGGCCCCAGGGCGGACAGTGTTGTGCGGATCGGCCTGGGAAAAAAGAATACCAGGGAAGAAGTAACTGTATTAGTAGAAACATTAAATGAATTAATAAAGAGAGGGAAATGATTATGAGCAAGATTAATGAAAAGAGTACATTAAATGTAAAGTTGACAGTTAAACCGATTTTATTTACCATGTATCATATACATGCGTATATGGGACCGTGCCGTTACGGTGAGGGATATGCCCTGACAACGGAATCCGACATGGAAGTAACTCAGAAGGAATTCGATATTTTCAAGAAGGAGATGGAGGAAGAAGCGGACCTGCGCAATGTGGAATTCCTGGAGCCGGTGGTTATTTTCTGGAATGAGGATTTCGCGCTTAAGGAGGAACAGATTCAGAAGGCCCTGGAAGACGATGCAAAGACTGATTTCTATTTGATCCGCGGCCTGAGAATTTCTTCCTACTTCGCGGTTGAACTGTCTAAGCGGACAGATAAACCTATCGGCCATACTCCTAATAAATCCGCCATATCCAAATGCGACCATGTGGATATGACTGCCCACCTGTTTGCCGAGGGAAAACCCGGCTATGCATTCCTGGATTTCGAGGAGATGAACCGCACATTTGCAGCCCTGAGAGTAAAGAAGGCTCTGGCCTGCACAAAGATATTCTTCCCCTTAAAGAGCGCTATGCTCACCTTTGGATGTCAGAGTTCTTACCTGAACCTGGAGGATATCACCAGGAAGTTCAAGGTGCGGTTTTCCCATGTGAACTCGGATGAGGTGTTTCAGTGGCTGGACGCACTGACGGATGAGGAGAAGGCAGAGGCAAAAGCGCTGGCCGATAAGCTGGAAAAGGAATCCCAGGGCGTACATATGCCGGCTGAATACATACTCAATGATACGGAGTTTTATGAGACTATTAAGAAAATGATGGCTCATTACGACTGCAATGCATTTACCATCCCCTGCTTCGAGGTCTGCGCCACCAGGGAGCTGAACCGCAGGAGGCTGACCTTCTGCCTGGCCCATTCCCTGTTTAAGGATGAGGGAATCGCCTCTGCCTGCGCCGGCGACGTGGGGTCTGTGCTGACCATCACCATCCTTATGAACATTGCCAGAAAGGCTCCTTACATGGGAAATACCATGGTGTTGGATAAGAATACAAACCAGTGCAGGACTCTTCACGATGTGGCCTGCGCCCAGATGAAGGGTTACGACGAGCCTGCCCTGCCTACGGAATTCGTTTCCTTTACAATGGATTCATGGGGGACCACCATGCGTTATGATTTCTCCAAGGATAACGGGGAAACGCTGACCATGATTAACATGAGTCCGGATATGAAGAAAATTATGGTTGCAAAAGGCACCATCAATGGATGCGACGACTATCTTACACCTGAATGCAAGCACGCGGTGCGCTACACGGTGAAGGACGCAAAACGGTTCCATGAGTGCCAGAAGTTCGTGGGACATCACTTCGCTCTCGTATATGGGGATTACGTGGAGGAGGTAAAGGCATTTGCAAAGGAATGTGATTTAGAGGTACTGGAAGCATAAGCAGCAGAGGGGACGAAGATGGGAGGAGGTATCTTATGGATAGATGGCGCATAAAAGCAGCCATGGGTCTTGTCTGTATTCTGACGGTGAGCGCGTTTGCGCTCACCGGATGCGCCCAGACGGAGAAATCAGATGTGATCACAATCAGGATTGCCCATGACAATAATGTAAACACACCGCTGCACAAGGCATTTTTGAAGTTCAAGGATCTGGTGGAGACAGGGTCTGAGGGGCGTATGGAGGTGGTTATATTCCCGGGTGGACAGATGGGCAGTGTCCAGGATACATTTGAACAGTGCAGGCGCGGGGATATCGAAATGAGCGGCTCCACCACCAGCAACTTTACAAGGGCCATGCCGGAATTCGCCGCATGGGAGAGCTTTTACATGTTTGACGACACGGCCCACGCAAAGCGGGTGTTTGAGAGCGAGGCCGGAAAGAAAATGATGGAGCCCTTAAAACGGATGAACCTTACGGGAATCGGTTATATGGAGCTGGGCTTCCGCAATTTCTCCAACAGCAAGCGTCCCATACAGACTGATGAGGACTTAAAGGGCCTGAAAATCCGCGGCTATAATCCGCTGCAGATTAAGGCGTGGGAGTCGGTGGGAGTCAACACCACCAGCGTCAGCTGGAACGAACTGTTTACGTCCCTCCAGCAGAGACTGATTGACGGTCAGGAATGCGCCACCACCAGCTTCTATACTGAGAAATTTTACGAGGCACAAAAGTACTGGTCCTTGACCAGGCATGTGTTCACGAATTTCCTGTGGTATGCCAATGAGGATTTCATGAACTCCCTGTCGGATTCCGACCGCGCATTTATCATGGAGAGCGCTCAGGAGGCCATTGATTATAATTGGGAACTGGCGGACCAGAGCGAGGAGGAGATACTTAAGCAGCTTGAGGACGCAGGTTTTCCTGTCAACGACGTGGATATCTCTGTCAGGAGACAGCTGGGCGAGAAAATCAACGCGTCCATTAAGGGCGATATTATAGCCAACTGCGGAGAGGATACATATAACATGCTGATGGCTGCCGTGGCGGCTGAGCGGCGGGAGCAGGGGGAGGAGTAAAATGAAAAAAACATTGAGATGGCTGGATGTGAATTTTGAGGCAATCCTCATGGTACTCTTTTTCTCCCTGATGATATTGCTGGTTACTGTGCAGGTGGTGCTGCGGTTTATCTTTAAAACAGGATTTTCCTGGGGCGAGGAAGTGGCCAGGCTGCTGTTTGTATGGATGTCCTTTTCCAGCTTTGGCTATCTGACCAGGGGAAGCCGCCATGTGCGGGTGGGCTTTTTCAGGGAGCTGTTCCCGGTCCGGACCCAGAAAGCCATTCTGATTTTATGCGATGTCCTCTTTCTCGTATTTTCCGCAGGCGGGCTGAGGGCAATGGTGCAGCTTTGTTCTGACGCATGGCGTTTTCAGGATATGCTGACAGCTGTTCCGTGGAACTACAACGCCCTTTATCTGGCCGGAATGCTGGGCTTCTTTATGATGGTGGTGCGCAACATCCAGATCCTGGTGTGGAAATTCCGGCACTGGGGGGATGATCTGGAACGGTTTGTGAACTACGACGGCGATTATTATGAGAACAACCGGATCTGCTTTGAACCCAAGGTAAAGGATGTCCTGGAACTGGCGGAAAAAGAGGCGGCGGAACTGTTGGAGAAGGGGGAATAAAGGCTTATGGTTGCAATCTTATTGTTCGTATCGTTGATTCTGTTTCTGCTGCTTTCCATCCCGATTGGCGTCAGCCTGGGGCTGGCCTCCCTGACCACCATCCGGACCATGGACTGTATCAGCATGACCACCTTTGTACAATCCATGATACAGGGACTGAATTCCTTTCCTCTGATGGCGGTTCCCTTGTTTACATTTGCCGGGGAGGTTATGGGGAAGGGCGGTATTTCCAGGCGCCTTATAGACCTGGCGAGGGTATTCACTGGCCGGTTTACAGGCGGATTGGGCATTGTGACTATTGTCACATCCCTGTTCTTCGCCGCTATCGCGGGCACAGGCTCTGCGGCCGTGGCAGCCATCGGACTTATCATGATTCCGGCCATGGTGAAGAATGGCTATGACAAGGGGTATTCCAGTGCATTGGTGGCAACCGCAGGAACCGTGGGCGTAATCATTCCGCCAAGCGTCTGTATGGTGGTCTATGCCGTAGCGGCAGGCGCCTCCATCAGCGGCCTGTTCATGGCCGGAATCATGCCGGGGCTTCTTATTGGGGCTGGCCTGATTCTGTACTCAGTATTCTATTCAAGAAGGCATGGGTATAAAGGGGAAGATAAGCGGTATACTCCGGGAGAGATATGGCAGATTATACTGAAGGCCATTCCTGGTCTGATGATTCCTGTTATTATCCTGGGCGGTATCTACGGCGGCGTATTCACACCCACCGAGGCAGCGGCCATAGCAGGCGTGTACGGTGTGATTGTGGGACTCTTTATATACAGGGAGATCAAACCGTCGGACCTGATTTATATTATGTACCGTTCCGTGCTGATGTG
Coding sequences within:
- a CDS encoding TRAP transporter small permease, producing the protein MKKTLRWLDVNFEAILMVLFFSLMILLVTVQVVLRFIFKTGFSWGEEVARLLFVWMSFSSFGYLTRGSRHVRVGFFRELFPVRTQKAILILCDVLFLVFSAGGLRAMVQLCSDAWRFQDMLTAVPWNYNALYLAGMLGFFMMVVRNIQILVWKFRHWGDDLERFVNYDGDYYENNRICFEPKVKDVLELAEKEAAELLEKGE
- a CDS encoding TRAP transporter substrate-binding protein; this encodes MDRWRIKAAMGLVCILTVSAFALTGCAQTEKSDVITIRIAHDNNVNTPLHKAFLKFKDLVETGSEGRMEVVIFPGGQMGSVQDTFEQCRRGDIEMSGSTTSNFTRAMPEFAAWESFYMFDDTAHAKRVFESEAGKKMMEPLKRMNLTGIGYMELGFRNFSNSKRPIQTDEDLKGLKIRGYNPLQIKAWESVGVNTTSVSWNELFTSLQQRLIDGQECATTSFYTEKFYEAQKYWSLTRHVFTNFLWYANEDFMNSLSDSDRAFIMESAQEAIDYNWELADQSEEEILKQLEDAGFPVNDVDISVRRQLGEKINASIKGDIIANCGEDTYNMLMAAVAAERREQGEE
- a CDS encoding TRAP transporter large permease, translated to MVAILLFVSLILFLLLSIPIGVSLGLASLTTIRTMDCISMTTFVQSMIQGLNSFPLMAVPLFTFAGEVMGKGGISRRLIDLARVFTGRFTGGLGIVTIVTSLFFAAIAGTGSAAVAAIGLIMIPAMVKNGYDKGYSSALVATAGTVGVIIPPSVCMVVYAVAAGASISGLFMAGIMPGLLIGAGLILYSVFYSRRHGYKGEDKRYTPGEIWQIILKAIPGLMIPVIILGGIYGGVFTPTEAAAIAGVYGVIVGLFIYREIKPSDLIYIMYRSVLMCAPVLLIIGISTGFGRILTITQVPVMIADAILGLTSSKILVLLLINVLLLIVGTFMETNAAIIILTPILLPIVTRLGVNPIHFGIIVVMNLSIGFITPPLGANLFMACQVGEISFDKLARKIWPWIVVMVALLMLVTYIPQISMALPEAMGVI
- a CDS encoding cysteine desulfurase family protein; translation: MIYLDNSATTQVDKDVAMTACEVMTEVYGNPSSPYLLGRDALGRLTAARQQVAQVIGAPTRQIFFTSGGTEANNLAIRGSVLAARGEGRNKGRIITTAIEHSSVLESCRSLEEDGYEVVFIRPRDGRIQADDVIHAVNQDTLLVSVMAVNNETGERLPVEEIAGGVKRKNPDVLVHCDCVQGFGKILFSLNRIKADMVTMSSHKIHGPKGSGAIYVREGVNVRPLCFGGSQESKVRPGTENVPGIAAFGHASLKALRDIRENWEHVKELNLYLTDCLRQMEDVVINSPSGAVPYVLNISVLPFATEELLHEMRMRGIYLSGSSACEKGARSHVIRAMGIEGPRADSVVRIGLGKKNTREEVTVLVETLNELIKRGK